The following coding sequences are from one Nicotiana tomentosiformis chromosome 3, ASM39032v3, whole genome shotgun sequence window:
- the LOC104113070 gene encoding abietadienol/abietadienal oxidase, with protein sequence MEIYSEFWVLIICTLFFLVFIKYKKGKSRKGNAKFPPGRRGWPIIGDSFNWYNAVASSHPPCFVEKQVQKYGKIFSCSLHGKWAVVSVDPAFNRFVMQNEGKLFKSSYPKSFRDLVGKNGVITAQGEQQRKLHSIASNMMRLDKLKFHFLQDIQRVIQQTLNNFQDNEVILLQDVCRKLAINLMVNQLLGVSSESEVNEMAQLFSDFVDGCLSVPINMPGFAYHTAMQARENIIIKINKIIEEHRRQPSGENGNGVIYRLLEEESLPDNAVADFIINLLFAGNETTAKTMAFAIYFLTQCPKAMKQLQDEQQNIRSQKGSFDTEDEMLTWQDYKSMPFTQCVTDETLRVGGIAIWLMREATNDVVYGDYVIPKGCFVVPFLSAVHLNENIYDDPRSFNPWRWMDPENQEKRNWRNSPFFAPFGGGGRFCPGAELARLQIALFLHYFVTTYRWKQLKEDRMSFFPSARLVNGLQIQLTRN encoded by the exons ATGGAAATTTATTCAGAATTTTGGGTGTTAATAATCTGCACTCTGTTTTTTCTTGTCTTCATCAAATACAAGAAGGGAAAATCTAGAAAGGGAAATGCAAAGTTCCCTCCAGGTAGAAGAGGCTGGCCAATTATTGGTGACAGCTTTAACTGGTACAATGCTGTTGCCAGTTCTCATCCCCCTTGTTTTGTTGAAAAACAAGTTCAAAA GTATGGGAAAATATTCTCATGTAGCTTACATGGTAAATGGGCTGTAGTATCAGTAGACCCTGCTTTTAACAGATTTGTAATGCAAAATGAAGGGAAGCTATTCAAATCAAGTTATccaaaatctttcagagatttagTGGGGAAAAATGGGGTGATCACAGCACAAGGAGAACAACAGAGGAAACTTCACTCTATTGCCTCTAATATGATGAGACTGGACAAGCTTAAGTTCCATTTCTTGCAGGATATACAGAGGGTTATTCAACAAACCTTGAATAATTTTCAAGATAATGAGGTTATTCTTCTCCAAGATGTTTGCAGAAAG CTGGCCATTAATTTGATGGTTAATCAACTGCTGGGAGTGTCAAGTGAATCAGAGGTGAATGAGATGGCTCAGTTATTTTCTGATTTTGTGGATGGATGCCTTTCTGTTCCAATCAATATGCCTGGTTTTGCTTACCATACTGCTATGCAG GCAAGAGAGAATATTATAATCAAGATAAACAAGATTATTGAGGAACACAGAAGGCAACCATCAGGTGAAAATGGGAATGGTGTGATATATAGACTGCTAGAGGAAGAAAGCTTACCAGATAATGCAGTTGCTGATTTCATTATAAATCTCTTGTTTGCTGGAAATGAGACCACTGCTAAGACCATGGCATTTGCTATTTACTTCCTTACTCAATGTCCTAAGGCCATGAAACAACTACAG GATGAGCAACAGAACATAAGAAGTCAGAAGGGTAGCTTTGATACTGAGGACGAGATGCTCACTTGGCAAGATTACAAATCCATGCCTTTTACTCAATGT GTAACAGATGAAACTCTTCGGGTTGGAGGTATTGCAATATGGTTGATGAGAGAAGCCACCAATGATGTTGTATATGGAG ATTATGTTATACCAAAAGGCTGCTTTGTGGTACCATTTCTCTCAGCAGTTCATCTAAATGAAAACATCTATGATGATCCTAGAAGTTTCAACCCTTGGAGATGGATGGATCCTGAAAACCAG gaaaaaagaaattgGAGAAATAGCCCATTTTTCGCCccatttggaggaggaggacgCTTTTGTCCTGGTGCAGAATTGGCCCGCCTTCAAATCGCACTATTTCTTCACTACTTTGTCACTACTTACAG GTGGAAGCAACTGAAAGAAGATCGCATGTCTTTCTTTCCATCTGCTCGTTTGGTCAATGGCCTCCAGATACAATTAACCAGAAATTAA
- the LOC104113071 gene encoding uncharacterized protein translates to MAGREVREYTNLTDPKDRKFGKGKDKIDDEEIAFHRMVSKMQDVAGERGGYLHGRGALDSDDLLYLKEQMEAEEDAERLLRRTEKRAFQAFKISFCLFSWILSHFASVTDSSPVLLPLALRVEPKPKSGIRQQDLLKRVVEVKSKKPKVSNPSNGNDFPVLPSTQAAPSGKCDADHEKQIETLPARPSDAGDRGEIENPVKSLLAVYESSDDDD, encoded by the exons ATGGCTGGTAGAGAAGTTCGAGAATATACCAATCTCACCGATCCTAAAG ATAGGAAATTTGGTAAAGGAAAGGATAAAATAGATGACGAGGAAATTGCTTTTCATCGCATGGTTTCTAAG ATGCAAGATGTTGCTGGGGAACGTGGAGGTTACCTTCATGGAAGAGGCG CCCTAGACAGTGATGACTTGCTCTATCTCAAGGAACAGATGGAAGCTGAGGAGGACGCTGAACGCCTTCTGCGCCGCACTGAAAAACGTGCATTCCAAGCATTCAAAATATCCTTTTGTTTGTTTTCTTGGATTTTGTCTCATTTTGCAT CTGTTACTGATTCTTCACCTGTATTACTTCCTTTGGCACTTCGTGTTGAGCCCAAGCCAAAGAGTGGGATCAG GCAACAGGATCTACTAAAGAGGGTTGTAGAAGTCAAATCTAAGAAGCCGAAAGTCTCTAACCCATCCAATGGGAATGATTTTCCTGTACTTCCAAGTACACAGGCTGCGCCAAGTGGCAAGTGTGATGCTGATCATGAGAAGCAGATAGAGACTTTGCCAGCTAGACCAAGTGATGCTGGAGATAGAGGAGAGATAGAAAATCCAGTGAAAAGTTTGCTTGCAGTATATGAGAGTTCTGATGATGATGACTGA
- the LOC104113072 gene encoding mitogen-activated protein kinase kinase 3 isoform X2 — translation MAGLEELKKKLVPLFDAEKGFSPASTSDPFDSYSLSDGGTVNLLSQSYGVYNINELGLQKCTSWPVDDADHGEKTYKCASHEMRVFGAIGSGASSVVQRAIHIPTHRIIALKKINIFEKEKRQQLLTEIRTLCEAPCCHGLVEFYGAFYTPDSGQISIALEYMDGGSLADIIKVRKSIPEAILSPMVQKLLNGLSYLHGVRHLVHRDIKPANLLVNLKGEPKITDFGISAGLESSIAMCATFVGTVTYMSPERIRNENYSYPADIWSLGLALFECGTGEFPYTANEGPVNLMLQILDDPSPSLSRHDFSPEFCSFIDACLKKNPDDRLTAEQLLSHPFITKYADSAVDLGAFVRSIFDPTQRMKDLADMLTIHYYLLFDGSDEFWQHTKTLYNECSTFRKEFIGPSNIFSTLSNIRKTLAGEWPPEKLVHVVEKLQCRPHGQDGVAIRVSGSFIVGNQFLICGDGMQVEGLPNLKDLSIDIPNKRMGTFHEQFIVEQVNIIGRYFITKQELFITQ, via the exons ATGGCTGGATTggaggaattgaagaaaaagcTTGTGCCTTTGTTTGATGCTGAGAAGGGTTTCTCCCCTGCCTCTACATCGGATCCTTTTGATTCATACTCT CTATCGGATGGTGGAACTGTGAATTTGTTGAGTCAATCATATGGTGTTTACAACATCAATGAGCTGGGACTTCAAAAGTGTACTTCATGGCCTGTTGATGACGCAGATCATGGTGAAAAGACATATAAATGTGCTTCCCATGAGATGAGAGTTTTTGGAGCCATAGGTAGCGGTGCCAGTAGTGTTGTTCAGAGAGCTATCCACATTCCAACTCACAGGATTATTGCTTTGAAGAAGATTAATATTTTTGAGAAG GAGAAAAGGCAACAACTGCTTACTGAAATAAGGACATTGTGTGAGGCACCATGCTGCCATGGTCTTGTTGAGTTCTATGGAGCGTTTTATACTCCAGATTCTGGGCAAATAAGCATAGCTCTAGAGTACATGGATGGGGGTTCTCTTGCAGATATCATAAAAGTGAGGAAGAGCATTCCAGAAGCTATCCTTTCTCCAATGGTTCAAAAGCTCTTGAAT GGTCTCAGTTATTTGCACGGAGTTCGACATTTAGTTCACAGAGACATAAAGCCGGCAAATCTGCTTGTCAATCTCAAGGGGGAGCCAAAAATAACAGATTTTGGCATTAGTGCTGGCTTAGAAAGCTCTATTGCTATG TGTGCTACTTTCGTTGGAACAGTAACTTACATGTCGCCGGAACGAATACGAAATGAGAATTACTCTTACCCAGCTGACATTTGGAGCCTTGGGCTTGCACTGTTTGAGTGTGGTACAGGTGAATTTCCATATACAGCTAATGAAGGACCTGTCAATCTCATGTTGCAG ATCCTAGATGATCCGTCTCCTTCACTGTCAAGACACGACTTTTCACCAGAATTCTGCTCGTTCATTGATGCTTGCCTCAAAAAAAATCCTGATGATAGGCTGACGGCAGAGCAG CTTCTTTCACATCCATTTATTACCAAATATGCTGATTCTGCAGTGGACTTGGGTGCTTTTGTCAGAAGCATTTTTGATCCTACACAGAGGATGAAGGATCTGGCAGAT ATGCTGACAATACATTACTATTTGCTGTTTGATGGATCCGATGAATTTTGGCAGCATACCAAGACATTATATAATGAATGCTCCACATTCAG GAAAGAATTTATTGGTCCCAGCAATATCTTTTCAACCTTGTCCAATATACGGAAGACATTAGCTGGTGAATGGCCTCCAGAAAAGCTTGTGCATGTTGTGGAGAAACTTCAATGCCGTCCTCATGGTCAAGATGGAGTAGCAATTCGTGTTTCTGGATCTTTTATAGTTGGGAATCAGTTCCTCATTTGTGGAGATGGTATGCAAGTTGAAGGTCTACCAAATTTAAAAGATCTCTCTATCGATATACCCAACAAACGGATGGGGACCTTTCATGAGCAATTTATTGTAGAGCAGGTGAACATCATTGGCCGTTATTTCATAACTAAGCAAGAACTTTTCATTACTCAATAG
- the LOC104113072 gene encoding mitogen-activated protein kinase kinase 3 isoform X1, protein MAGLEELKKKLVPLFDAEKGFSPASTSDPFDSYSLSDGGTVNLLSQSYGVYNINELGLQKCTSWPVDDADHGEKTYKCASHEMRVFGAIGSGASSVVQRAIHIPTHRIIALKKINIFEKEKRQQLLTEIRTLCEAPCCHGLVEFYGAFYTPDSGQISIALEYMDGGSLADIIKVRKSIPEAILSPMVQKLLNGLSYLHGVRHLVHRDIKPANLLVNLKGEPKITDFGISAGLESSIAMCATFVGTVTYMSPERIRNENYSYPADIWSLGLALFECGTGEFPYTANEGPVNLMLQILDDPSPSLSRHDFSPEFCSFIDACLKKNPDDRLTAEQLLSHPFITKYADSAVDLGAFVRSIFDPTQRMKDLADMLTIHYYLLFDGSDEFWQHTKTLYNECSTFSFGRKEFIGPSNIFSTLSNIRKTLAGEWPPEKLVHVVEKLQCRPHGQDGVAIRVSGSFIVGNQFLICGDGMQVEGLPNLKDLSIDIPNKRMGTFHEQFIVEQVNIIGRYFITKQELFITQ, encoded by the exons ATGGCTGGATTggaggaattgaagaaaaagcTTGTGCCTTTGTTTGATGCTGAGAAGGGTTTCTCCCCTGCCTCTACATCGGATCCTTTTGATTCATACTCT CTATCGGATGGTGGAACTGTGAATTTGTTGAGTCAATCATATGGTGTTTACAACATCAATGAGCTGGGACTTCAAAAGTGTACTTCATGGCCTGTTGATGACGCAGATCATGGTGAAAAGACATATAAATGTGCTTCCCATGAGATGAGAGTTTTTGGAGCCATAGGTAGCGGTGCCAGTAGTGTTGTTCAGAGAGCTATCCACATTCCAACTCACAGGATTATTGCTTTGAAGAAGATTAATATTTTTGAGAAG GAGAAAAGGCAACAACTGCTTACTGAAATAAGGACATTGTGTGAGGCACCATGCTGCCATGGTCTTGTTGAGTTCTATGGAGCGTTTTATACTCCAGATTCTGGGCAAATAAGCATAGCTCTAGAGTACATGGATGGGGGTTCTCTTGCAGATATCATAAAAGTGAGGAAGAGCATTCCAGAAGCTATCCTTTCTCCAATGGTTCAAAAGCTCTTGAAT GGTCTCAGTTATTTGCACGGAGTTCGACATTTAGTTCACAGAGACATAAAGCCGGCAAATCTGCTTGTCAATCTCAAGGGGGAGCCAAAAATAACAGATTTTGGCATTAGTGCTGGCTTAGAAAGCTCTATTGCTATG TGTGCTACTTTCGTTGGAACAGTAACTTACATGTCGCCGGAACGAATACGAAATGAGAATTACTCTTACCCAGCTGACATTTGGAGCCTTGGGCTTGCACTGTTTGAGTGTGGTACAGGTGAATTTCCATATACAGCTAATGAAGGACCTGTCAATCTCATGTTGCAG ATCCTAGATGATCCGTCTCCTTCACTGTCAAGACACGACTTTTCACCAGAATTCTGCTCGTTCATTGATGCTTGCCTCAAAAAAAATCCTGATGATAGGCTGACGGCAGAGCAG CTTCTTTCACATCCATTTATTACCAAATATGCTGATTCTGCAGTGGACTTGGGTGCTTTTGTCAGAAGCATTTTTGATCCTACACAGAGGATGAAGGATCTGGCAGAT ATGCTGACAATACATTACTATTTGCTGTTTGATGGATCCGATGAATTTTGGCAGCATACCAAGACATTATATAATGAATGCTCCACATTCAG CTTTGGCAGGAAAGAATTTATTGGTCCCAGCAATATCTTTTCAACCTTGTCCAATATACGGAAGACATTAGCTGGTGAATGGCCTCCAGAAAAGCTTGTGCATGTTGTGGAGAAACTTCAATGCCGTCCTCATGGTCAAGATGGAGTAGCAATTCGTGTTTCTGGATCTTTTATAGTTGGGAATCAGTTCCTCATTTGTGGAGATGGTATGCAAGTTGAAGGTCTACCAAATTTAAAAGATCTCTCTATCGATATACCCAACAAACGGATGGGGACCTTTCATGAGCAATTTATTGTAGAGCAGGTGAACATCATTGGCCGTTATTTCATAACTAAGCAAGAACTTTTCATTACTCAATAG
- the LOC104113072 gene encoding mitogen-activated protein kinase kinase 3 isoform X3, with product MAGLEELKKKLVPLFDAEKGFSPASTSDPFDSYSLSDGGTVNLLSQSYGVYNINELGLQKCTSWPVDDADHGEKTYKCASHEMRVFGAIGSGASSVVQRAIHIPTHRIIALKKINIFEKEKRQQLLTEIRTLCEAPCCHGLVEFYGAFYTPDSGQISIALEYMDGGSLADIIKVRKSIPEAILSPMVQKLLNGLSYLHGVRHLVHRDIKPANLLVNLKGEPKITDFGISAGLESSIAMCATFVGTVTYMSPERIRNENYSYPADIWSLGLALFECGTGEFPYTANEGPVNLMLQLLSHPFITKYADSAVDLGAFVRSIFDPTQRMKDLADMLTIHYYLLFDGSDEFWQHTKTLYNECSTFSFGRKEFIGPSNIFSTLSNIRKTLAGEWPPEKLVHVVEKLQCRPHGQDGVAIRVSGSFIVGNQFLICGDGMQVEGLPNLKDLSIDIPNKRMGTFHEQFIVEQVNIIGRYFITKQELFITQ from the exons ATGGCTGGATTggaggaattgaagaaaaagcTTGTGCCTTTGTTTGATGCTGAGAAGGGTTTCTCCCCTGCCTCTACATCGGATCCTTTTGATTCATACTCT CTATCGGATGGTGGAACTGTGAATTTGTTGAGTCAATCATATGGTGTTTACAACATCAATGAGCTGGGACTTCAAAAGTGTACTTCATGGCCTGTTGATGACGCAGATCATGGTGAAAAGACATATAAATGTGCTTCCCATGAGATGAGAGTTTTTGGAGCCATAGGTAGCGGTGCCAGTAGTGTTGTTCAGAGAGCTATCCACATTCCAACTCACAGGATTATTGCTTTGAAGAAGATTAATATTTTTGAGAAG GAGAAAAGGCAACAACTGCTTACTGAAATAAGGACATTGTGTGAGGCACCATGCTGCCATGGTCTTGTTGAGTTCTATGGAGCGTTTTATACTCCAGATTCTGGGCAAATAAGCATAGCTCTAGAGTACATGGATGGGGGTTCTCTTGCAGATATCATAAAAGTGAGGAAGAGCATTCCAGAAGCTATCCTTTCTCCAATGGTTCAAAAGCTCTTGAAT GGTCTCAGTTATTTGCACGGAGTTCGACATTTAGTTCACAGAGACATAAAGCCGGCAAATCTGCTTGTCAATCTCAAGGGGGAGCCAAAAATAACAGATTTTGGCATTAGTGCTGGCTTAGAAAGCTCTATTGCTATG TGTGCTACTTTCGTTGGAACAGTAACTTACATGTCGCCGGAACGAATACGAAATGAGAATTACTCTTACCCAGCTGACATTTGGAGCCTTGGGCTTGCACTGTTTGAGTGTGGTACAGGTGAATTTCCATATACAGCTAATGAAGGACCTGTCAATCTCATGTTGCAG CTTCTTTCACATCCATTTATTACCAAATATGCTGATTCTGCAGTGGACTTGGGTGCTTTTGTCAGAAGCATTTTTGATCCTACACAGAGGATGAAGGATCTGGCAGAT ATGCTGACAATACATTACTATTTGCTGTTTGATGGATCCGATGAATTTTGGCAGCATACCAAGACATTATATAATGAATGCTCCACATTCAG CTTTGGCAGGAAAGAATTTATTGGTCCCAGCAATATCTTTTCAACCTTGTCCAATATACGGAAGACATTAGCTGGTGAATGGCCTCCAGAAAAGCTTGTGCATGTTGTGGAGAAACTTCAATGCCGTCCTCATGGTCAAGATGGAGTAGCAATTCGTGTTTCTGGATCTTTTATAGTTGGGAATCAGTTCCTCATTTGTGGAGATGGTATGCAAGTTGAAGGTCTACCAAATTTAAAAGATCTCTCTATCGATATACCCAACAAACGGATGGGGACCTTTCATGAGCAATTTATTGTAGAGCAGGTGAACATCATTGGCCGTTATTTCATAACTAAGCAAGAACTTTTCATTACTCAATAG